One window of the Sporichthya brevicatena genome contains the following:
- a CDS encoding ABC transporter ATP-binding protein, translated as MDETRDERAAVAVDAPPGALVFARDLVKAFGEGEQRRVAVAGIDVEVRAGEAFGFLGPNGAGKSSTMRMIGCTSPATAGVLRVLGRDPAVDGSQIRAGLGVVPQEDSLDGELTVRDNLVIYGRYFGLPWKECRSRADELLEFVQLADRRDSRVDTLSGGMKRRLTIARALVNRPRLLLLDEPTTGLDPQARHVVWERLFQLKRSGVTLILTTHYMDEAEQLCDRLVVMDGGRIAAEGSPRDLIATHSTREVVEARPADGETARPAEVLAPLAQRIEVLPDRVLLYTDDGDATAAAVTHHHHELNLASVLVRRSSLEDVFLRLTGRTLVD; from the coding sequence GTGGACGAGACCAGGGACGAACGGGCGGCGGTCGCCGTCGACGCGCCGCCGGGCGCGTTGGTGTTCGCCCGCGACCTGGTCAAGGCGTTCGGCGAGGGGGAGCAACGCCGCGTCGCCGTGGCCGGGATCGACGTCGAGGTCCGCGCGGGTGAGGCCTTCGGCTTCCTCGGGCCCAACGGGGCCGGCAAGAGCTCGACGATGCGGATGATCGGCTGCACGTCGCCCGCGACCGCGGGAGTGCTCCGGGTGCTCGGGCGGGACCCGGCGGTCGATGGCTCGCAGATCCGGGCCGGGCTGGGCGTCGTCCCGCAGGAGGACAGCCTCGACGGAGAACTGACCGTCCGCGACAACCTCGTCATCTACGGCCGTTACTTCGGGCTGCCGTGGAAGGAGTGCCGCTCCCGGGCCGACGAGCTGCTGGAGTTCGTGCAACTCGCCGATCGGCGCGACTCGCGCGTCGACACCCTCTCCGGCGGCATGAAGCGGCGCCTGACGATCGCGCGGGCGCTGGTGAACCGGCCCCGGCTCCTGCTGCTCGACGAGCCGACGACGGGGCTCGACCCGCAGGCCCGGCACGTCGTGTGGGAGCGGCTGTTCCAGCTCAAGCGCTCAGGCGTCACATTGATTCTGACGACGCATTACATGGACGAGGCCGAGCAGCTCTGCGACCGGCTCGTCGTGATGGACGGCGGTCGGATCGCGGCCGAGGGTTCACCGCGGGACCTGATCGCGACGCACTCGACCCGCGAGGTCGTCGAGGCCCGCCCGGCCGACGGCGAGACCGCGCGCCCGGCCGAGGTCCTGGCGCCGCTCGCGCAGCGGATCGAGGTCCTCCCGGACCGTGTCCTGCTCTACACCGACGACGGGGACGCCACCGCCGCTGCCGTGACGCACCATCATCACGAGCTGAACCTGGCCTCGGTCCTGGTCCGACGCTCCTCGCTGGAGGACGTGTTCCTCCGCCTCACCGGCCGGACGCTGGTCGACTGA
- a CDS encoding ABC transporter permease, translating to MRPLLGPAVPAMEYWLLRNRRHWRTQLTAMTVTPLLYLTALGFGVGTLVDDNVGAAGVQGVEYLVFLAPGILALTAMQQGFEESSWPVIGALRWWGTYPAQQVTRLRVHDLLTGHLLFIALKLTATVTIFTAVAALFGAFSSPWVLAAMPAAVLCGLAHAAPIAAFAITRRVEMSLAAFYRFVVLPMSLFSGAFFPVAQLPVGVEQLAYVTPLWHGVDLCRDLALEQGTFASGLGHVAYLLAWTVGGFVLAVRMYARRLAP from the coding sequence ATGCGCCCGCTGCTCGGCCCGGCCGTCCCGGCCATGGAGTACTGGCTCCTGCGCAACCGGCGGCACTGGCGCACCCAGCTCACCGCCATGACCGTGACACCGCTGCTGTACCTGACCGCGCTCGGGTTCGGCGTCGGGACGCTGGTCGACGACAACGTCGGGGCGGCCGGGGTGCAGGGCGTCGAGTACCTGGTGTTCCTGGCCCCCGGGATCCTCGCCCTCACCGCGATGCAGCAGGGGTTCGAGGAGAGTTCCTGGCCGGTCATCGGGGCGTTGCGGTGGTGGGGGACCTATCCGGCGCAGCAGGTGACGCGCCTGCGGGTGCACGACCTGCTGACGGGCCACCTGTTGTTCATCGCGCTGAAACTGACCGCGACGGTGACGATCTTCACCGCGGTGGCGGCGCTGTTCGGGGCGTTCTCCTCGCCGTGGGTCCTCGCGGCGATGCCGGCGGCGGTGCTCTGCGGGCTGGCGCACGCCGCCCCGATCGCGGCGTTCGCCATCACCCGACGGGTCGAGATGAGTCTCGCCGCGTTCTACCGCTTCGTGGTCCTGCCGATGTCGTTGTTCTCGGGCGCGTTCTTCCCGGTCGCGCAGCTCCCGGTGGGGGTGGAGCAGCTGGCCTACGTGACGCCGCTGTGGCACGGCGTCGATCTCTGCCGCGACCTGGCCCTGGAGCAGGGGACGTTCGCGAGCGGTCTCGGGCACGTCGCATACCTGCTCGCGTGGACGGTCGGCGGCTTCGTCCTCGCCGTCCGGATGTACGCGCGGAGGCTGGCACCGTGA
- a CDS encoding DinB family protein translates to MDWNEQLCDQLERHWTGQLRPRLDGLTDDEYCWEPVPNCWNVRPRGTGTAIDFANPTPDPEPVTTIAWRLGHLIVGVFGMRVARHFGGPAMDYETFEYAGTAATALAQLDEAYAAWMAGVRTWTDEQLAAPCGEPGYEAFPRAALVLHISREAIHHGAEIALLRDLHIRLGFR, encoded by the coding sequence ATGGACTGGAACGAGCAGCTGTGCGACCAGCTCGAGCGGCACTGGACCGGGCAGCTCCGGCCCCGGCTCGACGGGCTGACGGACGACGAGTACTGCTGGGAGCCCGTCCCCAACTGCTGGAACGTCCGGCCCCGCGGCACCGGCACCGCGATCGACTTCGCGAACCCCACCCCGGACCCCGAGCCGGTGACGACGATCGCCTGGCGCCTGGGCCACCTGATCGTCGGCGTCTTCGGCATGCGCGTCGCCCGCCACTTCGGCGGACCCGCGATGGACTACGAGACCTTCGAGTACGCCGGCACCGCCGCGACCGCACTCGCCCAACTCGACGAGGCCTACGCCGCCTGGATGGCCGGCGTGCGCACCTGGACCGACGAGCAGCTCGCCGCTCCCTGCGGCGAACCCGGCTACGAGGCCTTCCCGCGCGCCGCCCTGGTCCTCCACATCAGCCGGGAAGCGATCCACCACGGCGCCGAGATCGCCCTCCTCCGCGATCTCCACATCCGCCTCGGCTTCCGCTGA
- a CDS encoding amino acid ABC transporter permease yields MNVLADNAGEILEGFWKTIQLFVLSGVASLVLGTVLASMRVSPIPVLRGAAAVFVHVARNTPLVLIFIIFVFGFPTVGIQFSFFTFAVLALTAYTSAFICEAVRSGINAVSAGQAEAARALGMTFRQNLTLIVLPQATRSAIPPITNILIALVRNTAVAEAFGVTEASYVMSGLLRDHADSLYWIFFGIAGGYMLIVFVLTAFAAWLERRVAVLR; encoded by the coding sequence GTGAACGTCCTGGCGGACAACGCCGGAGAGATCCTCGAGGGCTTCTGGAAGACGATCCAGCTCTTCGTGCTCTCCGGCGTTGCCTCGCTGGTCCTCGGGACCGTGCTCGCCTCCATGCGGGTCAGCCCGATCCCGGTGCTGCGCGGCGCCGCGGCGGTCTTCGTCCACGTCGCCCGCAACACCCCGCTGGTGCTGATCTTCATCATCTTCGTCTTCGGGTTCCCGACGGTCGGCATCCAGTTCTCGTTCTTCACCTTCGCGGTCCTCGCCCTGACCGCGTACACCTCGGCCTTCATCTGCGAGGCGGTTCGCTCCGGGATCAACGCGGTCAGCGCCGGACAGGCCGAGGCCGCCCGCGCCCTCGGGATGACCTTCCGGCAGAACCTCACGCTGATCGTGCTACCGCAGGCCACGCGCAGCGCGATCCCCCCGATCACCAACATCCTGATCGCGCTGGTCCGCAACACCGCGGTCGCGGAGGCATTCGGGGTCACCGAGGCCTCCTACGTGATGTCGGGCCTGCTCCGCGACCACGCCGACTCCCTGTACTGGATCTTCTTCGGCATCGCCGGCGGCTACATGCTCATCGTCTTCGTGCTCACTGCGTTCGCCGCGTGGTTGGAGCGCCGGGTGGCGGTGCTGCGATGA
- a CDS encoding TIGR03086 family metal-binding protein, which yields MNVLEALSAADRGFDRRLREVGEADWHRPTPCTDWDTYRLVNHVVIGGGRYGRLVRGGTRDDFLAERQIDALVIGALPAWEENRALCAAAFAEPGALERVVPFSTGDIPGRILLQIRVVEVVVHTWDLARSLGLDEACDPELAAFALRVWPENALPLGAGGVPFFEPPAPGDAPGSDLETLLRLAGRTP from the coding sequence ATGAACGTGCTCGAGGCTCTGAGCGCCGCGGACCGCGGCTTCGACCGGCGGCTGCGGGAGGTCGGGGAGGCCGACTGGCACCGCCCCACGCCCTGCACCGACTGGGACACCTACCGCCTGGTGAACCACGTGGTCATCGGCGGCGGCCGGTACGGCCGCCTCGTGCGGGGCGGCACGCGGGACGACTTTCTCGCCGAACGGCAGATCGACGCCCTCGTGATCGGCGCGCTCCCGGCGTGGGAGGAGAACCGGGCGCTGTGCGCCGCGGCGTTCGCCGAGCCCGGGGCGCTGGAGCGGGTCGTCCCGTTCTCGACCGGGGACATCCCGGGGCGCATCCTGCTCCAGATCCGGGTCGTCGAGGTCGTCGTCCACACCTGGGACCTGGCCCGCTCCCTCGGTCTCGACGAGGCCTGCGATCCGGAACTGGCGGCGTTCGCGCTGCGTGTCTGGCCGGAGAACGCCCTGCCGCTCGGGGCCGGGGGAGTCCCGTTCTTCGAGCCGCCGGCACCCGGCGACGCGCCGGGGTCGGACCTGGAGACGCTGCTCCGGCTGGCCGGCCGGACGCCCTGA
- a CDS encoding regulatory protein RecX, with protein sequence MAARQRRSRSRWEFDPDAPPSFVGASEGQPRARREKREKPPAEPVEPSALAREICLGQLSHGPRTAAQLAAAMARKGIEEDVANEVLERFTDVGLIDDQAFAEAWVESRHAGRGLARRALAHELRTRGVDAAVVAVAVAELDPERELETARTLATKRLAATRGLDTQVRFRRVASLLARKGYSEAVAYRVIREALEAEGEDAPPLGD encoded by the coding sequence ATGGCGGCGCGTCAACGGCGATCCCGCAGCCGGTGGGAGTTCGACCCCGACGCGCCGCCGTCGTTCGTCGGAGCATCCGAGGGGCAGCCGCGGGCGCGGCGCGAGAAACGCGAGAAGCCGCCCGCGGAGCCCGTCGAGCCCTCGGCCCTGGCGCGGGAGATCTGCCTGGGGCAGCTCTCGCACGGGCCGCGCACGGCCGCGCAGCTCGCGGCCGCGATGGCCCGCAAGGGCATCGAGGAGGACGTCGCGAACGAGGTCCTCGAGCGGTTCACCGACGTCGGCCTGATCGACGACCAGGCCTTCGCCGAGGCGTGGGTGGAGAGCCGCCACGCCGGCCGCGGCCTCGCCCGCCGCGCCCTTGCCCACGAGCTGCGGACCCGCGGGGTCGACGCGGCCGTCGTGGCCGTCGCGGTCGCGGAGCTCGACCCCGAGCGTGAGCTCGAGACCGCGCGCACCCTCGCGACCAAGCGCCTCGCCGCGACCCGCGGCCTCGACACCCAGGTCCGGTTCCGCCGCGTCGCCTCCCTGCTCGCGCGCAAGGGGTACTCCGAGGCCGTCGCCTACCGCGTCATCCGCGAGGCGCTCGAGGCCGAGGGCGAGGACGCCCCGCCCCTGGGCGACTGA
- the recA gene encoding recombinase RecA, whose amino-acid sequence MAQAPDRDKALDNALSQIERQFGKGSVMRLGDDTRAPVDVIPTGSVALDVALGIGGLPRGRVIEVYGPESSGKTTVALHAVANAQRAGGVAAFIDAEHALDPEYARKLGVDTDALLVSQPDTGEQALEIADMLIRSGALDIIVIDSVAALVPRAEIEGEMGDSHVGLQARLMSQALRKITGALNSSKTTAIFINQLREKIGVMFGSPETTTGGRALKFYASVRLDVRRIETLKDGSEPVGNRTRVKVVKNKMAAPFKQAEFDILYGQGISREGGLIDMGVEHGFVRKSGAWYTYEGDQLGQGKENARNFLKDNPDLANEIEKKIKEKLGIGPQLDKPVDEDTPTDF is encoded by the coding sequence ATGGCTCAGGCACCAGACCGCGACAAGGCACTCGACAACGCCCTGTCGCAGATCGAGCGGCAGTTCGGCAAGGGCTCGGTGATGCGGCTCGGTGACGACACGCGCGCACCGGTCGACGTCATCCCGACCGGCTCGGTCGCCCTCGACGTGGCCCTCGGCATCGGTGGTCTGCCCCGCGGGCGTGTCATCGAGGTCTACGGCCCCGAGTCCTCCGGCAAGACGACCGTGGCCCTCCACGCGGTCGCCAACGCCCAGCGGGCCGGCGGGGTCGCGGCCTTCATCGACGCCGAGCACGCGCTCGACCCGGAGTACGCCCGCAAGCTCGGTGTCGACACCGACGCGCTGCTGGTCTCCCAGCCGGACACCGGCGAGCAGGCGCTGGAGATCGCGGACATGCTGATCCGCTCGGGCGCGCTCGACATCATCGTCATCGACTCGGTCGCGGCCCTCGTGCCCCGCGCCGAGATCGAGGGCGAGATGGGCGACAGCCACGTCGGTCTCCAGGCCCGCCTGATGAGCCAGGCGCTCCGCAAGATCACCGGTGCGCTGAACTCCTCGAAGACGACCGCGATCTTCATCAACCAGCTCCGCGAGAAGATCGGCGTGATGTTCGGGTCGCCGGAGACCACGACCGGTGGTCGGGCCCTGAAGTTCTACGCGTCGGTGCGGCTGGACGTCCGCCGGATCGAGACGCTCAAGGACGGCTCGGAGCCGGTTGGTAACCGGACCCGCGTCAAGGTCGTGAAGAACAAGATGGCCGCGCCGTTCAAGCAGGCCGAGTTCGACATCCTCTACGGCCAGGGCATCAGCCGCGAGGGCGGCCTGATCGACATGGGCGTGGAGCACGGCTTCGTCCGCAAGTCCGGTGCCTGGTACACGTACGAGGGCGACCAGCTCGGCCAGGGCAAGGAGAACGCTCGCAACTTCTTGAAGGACAACCCCGACCTCGCGAACGAGATCGAGAAGAAGATCAAGGAGAAGCTCGGCATCGGCCCGCAGCTCGACAAGCCCGTCGACGAGGACACCCCGACCGACTTCTGA
- a CDS encoding amino acid ABC transporter permease, whose product MSLVLFDVPGPRARRRARIFSALAIVVFAALVGWVIWRLDQRDQFDSTLWEPFTDRGIQKAIARGLGATIRAALFAIVLALILGILLAAGRLSTRRWLRWPCVAFVEFFRATPVVILILFLFIAFSGDFEPIGDDLSDALPERVAAILGTDQLGTLAPLVIALMLYNGAVLAEVFRAGILAVPKGQREAAAAVGLTERQIMSQVLLPQATRIMLPSIVSQAVVALKDTSLGFIIAYPELVRVGRNIYDTRYNIIPTVIVITIIYVALNMAVDGFARWLERRQARRYSRAAVSQAAAVTDAT is encoded by the coding sequence ATGAGCCTGGTCCTCTTCGACGTCCCCGGTCCGCGGGCCCGCCGCCGGGCACGGATCTTCAGTGCCCTCGCGATCGTCGTCTTCGCCGCGCTCGTCGGCTGGGTGATCTGGCGTCTCGACCAGCGCGACCAGTTCGACTCCACGCTCTGGGAACCCTTCACCGACCGCGGCATTCAGAAGGCCATCGCCCGCGGGCTCGGTGCGACGATCCGGGCCGCGCTGTTCGCGATCGTCCTCGCACTGATCCTCGGGATCCTGCTCGCGGCCGGACGCCTGTCGACGCGGCGCTGGCTGCGCTGGCCCTGCGTGGCGTTCGTCGAGTTCTTCCGCGCGACGCCGGTCGTCATCCTGATCCTGTTCCTGTTCATCGCCTTCTCCGGCGACTTCGAGCCGATCGGCGACGACCTCTCCGACGCCCTCCCCGAACGCGTCGCGGCCATTCTCGGCACCGACCAGCTCGGGACGCTGGCCCCGCTGGTGATCGCGCTGATGCTGTACAACGGGGCGGTCCTCGCCGAGGTGTTCCGCGCGGGCATCCTCGCCGTGCCCAAGGGCCAGCGCGAGGCCGCCGCGGCCGTCGGGCTGACCGAGCGTCAGATCATGAGCCAGGTCCTGCTCCCCCAGGCGACCCGCATCATGCTGCCCTCGATCGTCAGCCAGGCCGTCGTCGCGCTGAAGGACACCTCGCTCGGCTTCATCATCGCCTACCCCGAGCTGGTCCGCGTCGGCCGGAACATCTACGACACCCGCTACAACATCATCCCGACGGTCATCGTCATCACGATCATCTACGTCGCCCTGAACATGGCGGTCGACGGCTTCGCCCGCTGGCTCGAACGCCGCCAGGCCCGGCGCTACAGCCGCGCCGCCGTCTCCCAGGCCGCCGCCGTCACCGACGCCACCTGA
- a CDS encoding class I SAM-dependent methyltransferase, translating into MTYTHGHHESVLRSHRWRTAENSAAYLLPYLASDQRLLDVGCGPGTLTLDLAERVGAVTALEPTAEALDLCRAEAAARGTTGVEFAVGDVHALPFADDSFDVVHAHQVLQHVADPVQALREMRRVTRPGGIVAVRDSDYPAFAWYPKPPALDDWMALYLRCAGDNGGEPEAGRRLLSWAQQAGFADITPTASVWCFATPDDRAWWGGMWADRILSSAMATQALTSGYATAADLQAMSAGWSEWAAAGDGWLSITHGEIVARA; encoded by the coding sequence ATGACGTACACCCACGGCCACCACGAGTCGGTGCTGCGCTCCCACCGGTGGCGGACCGCGGAGAACTCCGCCGCGTACCTGCTGCCGTACCTGGCCTCGGACCAGCGCCTGCTCGACGTCGGCTGCGGGCCGGGGACGCTCACGCTGGACCTCGCCGAGCGGGTGGGAGCGGTCACCGCGCTCGAGCCGACCGCCGAGGCGCTCGACCTGTGCCGGGCGGAGGCGGCGGCGCGGGGAACGACCGGGGTGGAGTTCGCGGTGGGGGACGTCCACGCTCTGCCGTTCGCGGACGACAGCTTCGACGTCGTGCACGCGCACCAGGTCCTGCAGCACGTCGCCGACCCGGTGCAGGCGCTGCGGGAGATGCGGCGGGTGACGCGGCCGGGCGGGATCGTCGCCGTGCGCGACAGCGACTACCCGGCGTTCGCGTGGTACCCGAAGCCGCCCGCGCTCGACGACTGGATGGCGCTCTACCTGCGGTGCGCGGGCGACAACGGCGGCGAGCCCGAGGCCGGGCGGCGCCTGCTGTCGTGGGCGCAGCAGGCCGGGTTCGCCGACATCACCCCGACCGCGAGCGTCTGGTGCTTCGCGACCCCGGACGACCGCGCCTGGTGGGGCGGGATGTGGGCGGACCGGATCCTCTCCTCGGCGATGGCGACCCAGGCCCTGACCTCCGGCTACGCCACCGCGGCCGACCTGCAGGCGATGTCCGCCGGCTGGTCCGAGTGGGCCGCCGCCGGCGACGGCTGGCTCTCCATCACCCACGGGGAGATCGTCGCCCGCGCCTGA
- a CDS encoding DUF3046 domain-containing protein: MRLSDFWDRMRTELGAGYAESYARDTVIAGLGGRTVQQALDAGEDTKTVWRAVCAALELPPSRR, translated from the coding sequence ATGCGCCTGTCGGACTTCTGGGATCGGATGCGGACCGAGCTCGGGGCCGGGTACGCGGAGTCCTACGCCCGGGACACGGTGATCGCCGGCCTCGGCGGCCGTACCGTCCAGCAGGCTCTCGACGCCGGCGAGGACACCAAGACCGTCTGGCGGGCCGTCTGCGCCGCGCTGGAACTGCCGCCGTCGCGGCGCTGA
- a CDS encoding ABC transporter permease: protein MTAVGRVLPPLPRVGRPALGAGRHVVERNALFFRGHMLVILGGFLEALFYLLSIGVGIADLVGDVEGPGGRPLEYTEFVAPAMLAASAMNGAVMESFNIMAKLHLSKAYEAVLATPITIRDIAVGEIAWTLMRGGAYSAAFLAVMAALGLCSSWWAVLALPAALLVGFTFAALGLAAVALIRGWQDFEWVMTGVLPMFLFSATFAPLSTYPDPVAWLARVLPLYHGVALLRGLTTGAVDAALLLHVLYLTGLGAGACWLAIRRLEAKLIT from the coding sequence GTGACGGCGGTCGGGCGGGTGCTGCCGCCGCTCCCACGCGTCGGCCGGCCGGCGTTGGGGGCGGGTCGGCACGTCGTCGAGCGGAACGCGCTGTTCTTCCGCGGGCACATGCTCGTGATCCTCGGCGGATTCCTCGAGGCGCTGTTCTACCTGCTCTCGATCGGCGTCGGGATCGCCGATCTCGTCGGTGACGTCGAGGGCCCGGGCGGCCGACCGCTGGAGTACACGGAGTTCGTGGCGCCGGCCATGCTCGCGGCCTCCGCGATGAACGGCGCGGTCATGGAGAGCTTCAACATCATGGCCAAGCTGCATCTGTCGAAGGCGTACGAGGCGGTGCTGGCCACGCCGATCACGATCCGCGACATCGCCGTCGGCGAGATCGCGTGGACGTTGATGCGCGGCGGGGCGTACTCGGCGGCGTTCCTGGCGGTGATGGCCGCGCTGGGGTTGTGCTCGTCGTGGTGGGCGGTCCTCGCCCTGCCGGCCGCGCTGCTCGTCGGGTTCACGTTCGCGGCGCTGGGCCTGGCCGCGGTGGCGCTGATCCGCGGCTGGCAGGACTTCGAGTGGGTCATGACCGGCGTCCTGCCGATGTTCCTGTTCTCGGCGACCTTCGCGCCGCTGTCGACCTACCCGGACCCGGTCGCCTGGCTCGCCCGGGTACTGCCGCTGTACCACGGGGTCGCGTTGCTGCGGGGGCTCACGACGGGGGCGGTCGACGCCGCGTTGCTGCTGCACGTGCTGTACCTGACCGGGCTCGGCGCGGGAGCCTGTTGGCTCGCGATCCGGCGTCTGGAGGCGAAGCTGATCACATGA